The proteins below are encoded in one region of Paracoccus methylovorus:
- a CDS encoding AmiS/UreI family transporter, whose translation MLTGFVLFYVGAVLFLNGLWLMGRIADREIVVINIVTALVSGAAVLHDAFGSAASAASIRNGALSLLFCTTYLWVAYNRLSGADGRGLGWFSLFVAVTTVPVFLRALAAAGSLTELWLAVNWGIWGVLWLMYFLLLALKRPIQRQTAWVTLLAGIFTGWLPGFLLLDGLI comes from the coding sequence ATGCTTACCGGGTTCGTGCTGTTCTATGTCGGTGCCGTGCTGTTTCTCAACGGCCTCTGGCTGATGGGCCGCATCGCTGATCGCGAGATCGTGGTCATTAATATCGTCACTGCGCTGGTTTCGGGCGCGGCCGTGCTGCATGACGCCTTTGGCTCGGCGGCCAGCGCGGCCAGTATCCGCAACGGTGCGCTAAGCCTGCTGTTCTGCACCACCTATCTGTGGGTGGCCTATAACCGGCTAAGCGGTGCCGACGGGCGCGGCCTTGGCTGGTTCAGCCTGTTCGTCGCCGTGACCACGGTGCCGGTCTTTCTGCGCGCGCTGGCCGCGGCGGGCTCACTGACCGAGCTTTGGCTGGCTGTGAACTGGGGTATCTGGGGCGTGCTGTGGCTTATGTATTTCCTGCTTCTGGCGCTGAAGCGCCCGATCCAGCGCCAGACCGCCTGGGTCACGCTTTTGGCCGGGATATTCACCGGTTGGCTGCCGGGCTTTCTGCTGCTGGACGGTCTGATCTGA
- a CDS encoding HPP family protein gives MLRPAGAVLHQITQALGPAIAPGSPREALRAGVGAVVGLGVSGLFLMSPSTDLRLGLSMIAPFGATSVLVFAVPNSPLAQPWSAVVGCCTAAAVGVLACMLTPNSALCVALAVGVTITAMILMRAVHPPAGAVAMTAALNPDAIREIGFRFVLTPVLLGTLTLVGLAMIYARLTGRRYPFRQFNEPGPHGTADHPAMERLGLSKDDLTDILQRYRQSLNLGVEDLARLIGAAELQAAAHRTGPLTAADVMSRDLVTVAPHTRLARVADIFRRHGFTSLPVVGGDGQFLGVIFQLHLIRRAREDAFRHDRRFSAAMSDLLTPKRGTPTRAREIMQTDPPHVGPDAPIGTLLPLLASGEFDAVPVLDGPRIVGIVTQTDLISALARQSLRQEPPSL, from the coding sequence ATGCTCAGACCGGCTGGGGCGGTGCTGCACCAGATCACGCAGGCGCTTGGCCCGGCCATCGCGCCCGGCTCGCCGCGCGAAGCGCTACGGGCTGGCGTCGGTGCAGTCGTGGGGCTGGGCGTTTCAGGCTTGTTTCTGATGTCGCCCTCGACCGATTTGCGGCTTGGCCTTTCCATGATCGCGCCTTTCGGGGCGACCTCGGTGTTGGTCTTTGCGGTGCCGAACAGCCCGCTGGCCCAGCCCTGGTCGGCCGTCGTCGGCTGCTGCACGGCCGCTGCGGTGGGTGTGCTGGCCTGCATGCTGACACCGAATTCGGCGTTGTGCGTCGCGCTGGCGGTGGGCGTCACCATCACGGCGATGATCCTGATGCGGGCGGTGCATCCGCCGGCGGGTGCGGTGGCGATGACCGCCGCGCTGAACCCCGATGCGATCCGCGAGATCGGCTTTCGCTTCGTGCTGACGCCGGTGCTGCTGGGCACTCTGACGCTGGTGGGGCTGGCCATGATCTATGCCCGGCTGACCGGCCGGCGCTATCCCTTTCGCCAGTTCAACGAGCCAGGCCCGCATGGCACTGCCGACCACCCGGCGATGGAACGACTGGGCCTGTCCAAGGACGACCTGACCGATATCCTGCAACGCTATCGCCAATCCCTGAACCTTGGGGTCGAGGATCTGGCCCGGCTGATCGGCGCCGCCGAGTTGCAGGCCGCCGCCCATCGCACTGGGCCGCTGACCGCCGCGGACGTCATGTCGCGCGACCTTGTGACCGTAGCGCCCCATACCCGGCTGGCCCGGGTCGCCGATATCTTTCGCCGGCACGGGTTTACCTCTTTGCCCGTGGTCGGGGGTGATGGCCAGTTCCTTGGCGTGATCTTCCAGCTTCACCTGATCCGCCGCGCCCGCGAAGACGCCTTTCGGCACGACCGCCGATTCTCGGCCGCCATGTCCGACCTGCTGACCCCCAAGCGCGGCACGCCCACCCGCGCACGCGAGATCATGCAGACCGACCCGCCGCATGTCGGACCGGACGCACCCATCGGGACGCTGCTGCCGTTGCTGGCGTCGGGCGAATTCGACGCGGTGCCGGTGCTGGACGGGCCGCGCATCGTCGGTATCGTGACGCAGACCGACCTGATCTCGGCTCTGGCCCGGCAAAGCCTGCGGCAGGAACCCCCGTCCCTCTGA
- a CDS encoding glycosyltransferase → MTRPTLGAVAIGRNEGERLRACLRSLVPLCARVVYVDSGSGDDSVAFARSLGVTVVELDTSVPFTAARARNAGFEALLAGGELDLVQFVDGDCRVEAAWLDAGTAAMQADSRLGLVTGWRSEIHPTASVYNQMCEVDWHRPPGPIETSGGDMMVRVAAFRQVGGFNPALIAGEDPEFSLRIGKAGWRLERLPVLMTLHDADMTSFGQWWKRTVRTGHCFAEIGQMHPPHFRREILRIWVYGLILPLLALIGLFTSGWLVLLVLALYGLSFAKTLRGLKGQPMAAKQAALLVLAKIPNLLGMLTYYRRRRSGDAMRIIEYK, encoded by the coding sequence ATGACCCGACCCACGCTTGGCGCAGTGGCGATCGGCCGCAACGAAGGCGAAAGGCTCAGGGCCTGCCTGCGCTCACTGGTGCCGCTGTGCGCGCGGGTGGTCTATGTGGACAGCGGCTCGGGCGATGACAGCGTCGCCTTTGCCCGCAGTCTTGGCGTCACCGTGGTCGAACTGGACACTTCGGTTCCCTTTACCGCCGCCCGCGCCCGCAATGCAGGTTTCGAGGCGTTGCTGGCTGGCGGAGAGCTGGATCTGGTGCAATTCGTCGATGGCGATTGCCGGGTCGAGGCGGCTTGGCTGGATGCCGGTACCGCCGCCATGCAGGCAGATAGCAGGCTGGGCCTTGTCACCGGCTGGCGTTCTGAAATCCACCCCACGGCATCGGTCTATAACCAGATGTGCGAGGTGGACTGGCACCGCCCCCCCGGCCCGATCGAGACCTCGGGCGGCGACATGATGGTCCGCGTGGCCGCCTTTCGGCAGGTCGGCGGCTTCAATCCGGCACTGATCGCTGGCGAGGATCCCGAATTCAGCCTGCGCATCGGCAAGGCGGGCTGGCGACTGGAACGGCTACCGGTGCTGATGACGCTGCACGACGCCGACATGACCAGCTTTGGCCAATGGTGGAAACGCACTGTCCGCACCGGGCATTGCTTTGCCGAGATCGGCCAGATGCACCCGCCGCATTTCCGGCGCGAGATCCTGCGCATCTGGGTCTATGGCCTGATCCTGCCGCTGCTGGCCTTGATCGGGCTGTTCACCTCGGGCTGGTTGGTGCTGCTGGTGCTTGCGCTTTACGGGCTGTCCTTTGCAAAGACCCTGCGCGGGCTGAAAGGCCAGCCCATGGCCGCGAAACAGGCGGCCCTTCTGGTCTTGGCCAAGATACCCAACCTTTTGGGAATGCTGACTTATTACCGCCGTCGCCGCAGCGGCGACGCCATGCGGATCATCGAGTATAAATAG
- a CDS encoding sensor histidine kinase, translating into MIRRPFSLRRRLLAWLLLGTLALGTAALIDTWREAVHMANALADRVLAGSALVIAERASLDHEGRIAIEIPYGALEMLSSAAQDRVFYRVDGPPGHIVTGYGDLPMAPAQPGAGPAYADGVFRGEPVRVASLARAASTGIDEVPFVVTVAETTNARRELTRTILMRSALRLTLMIAGAALIVWIAVTVSLRPLYRLGEEIAARNPDDLSPIGTPVPSEVRGLVGTVNGFMRRLESALDGMRNFTGNAGHQLRTPLAVVRTQLALAARAATLAEAQSAASKGDTAVAHAERILAQLLLLAKVDAAEGAALAAPLDLAALARDLTAEHIPAAAEAGIDLGFEGEGPVTVRAEPLLLGEALGNLILNALRHAGRAAVVTVRVGRNGPDAVLEVEDNGPGIPSASRAAVVSRFARGETSGPGMGLGLPVTLEIASLFGGRLTLDEGAGARGLVARIILPALTNPGATQENAGLDTDPLQF; encoded by the coding sequence TTGATACGGCGGCCGTTTTCCCTGCGCCGCCGCCTGCTGGCCTGGCTGTTGCTGGGGACGCTGGCCCTGGGAACTGCCGCGCTGATCGACACCTGGCGCGAGGCGGTGCACATGGCCAACGCGCTGGCCGACCGGGTGCTGGCCGGTTCGGCGCTGGTGATCGCCGAGCGTGCCTCGCTGGATCACGAGGGCCGGATCGCCATCGAGATCCCCTATGGTGCGCTGGAGATGCTGAGTTCGGCGGCACAGGACCGGGTGTTCTATCGCGTGGACGGACCGCCCGGTCATATCGTGACCGGCTATGGCGATCTGCCGATGGCACCGGCGCAGCCGGGCGCGGGGCCGGCCTATGCCGACGGCGTGTTCCGGGGCGAGCCGGTGCGGGTGGCAAGCCTTGCGCGCGCCGCCTCGACCGGCATCGACGAGGTGCCCTTTGTGGTGACCGTGGCCGAAACCACCAACGCCCGGCGCGAATTGACCCGCACGATCCTGATGCGTTCGGCCCTGCGGCTGACGCTGATGATCGCGGGCGCGGCGCTGATCGTCTGGATCGCGGTAACGGTATCGCTGCGCCCGCTTTATCGGCTGGGCGAAGAGATCGCTGCGCGCAACCCCGACGACCTGAGCCCGATCGGGACGCCGGTCCCGTCCGAGGTGCGCGGGCTGGTCGGCACGGTGAACGGTTTCATGCGGCGGCTGGAATCGGCGCTGGACGGGATGCGCAACTTCACCGGCAATGCCGGGCATCAGTTGCGCACGCCGCTGGCGGTGGTTCGCACGCAACTGGCGCTGGCGGCGCGGGCGGCCACGCTGGCCGAGGCGCAATCCGCCGCCAGCAAGGGCGACACCGCCGTCGCCCATGCCGAGCGGATCCTGGCGCAATTGCTGTTGCTGGCCAAGGTCGATGCCGCGGAAGGCGCGGCCCTAGCTGCGCCGCTGGATCTGGCGGCACTTGCGCGTGACCTGACCGCCGAACATATCCCCGCCGCTGCCGAGGCCGGCATCGACCTTGGATTTGAGGGCGAGGGGCCGGTGACCGTCCGGGCCGAACCTCTGCTGCTGGGAGAGGCGCTGGGCAACCTGATCCTGAATGCGCTGCGCCACGCGGGCCGGGCGGCGGTGGTGACAGTCCGCGTGGGACGCAATGGCCCCGACGCAGTGCTGGAGGTCGAGGACAACGGTCCCGGCATTCCGTCCGCATCCCGCGCCGCCGTCGTCAGCCGATTCGCCCGCGGCGAAACCTCGGGGCCCGGCATGGGTCTGGGCCTGCCCGTGACGCTGGAAATCGCCAGCCTGTTTGGCGGCCGGCTGACCCTGGACGAGGGCGCGGGCGCGCGCGGACTGGTGGCGCGCATCATCTTGCCGGCACTGACCAACCCCGGTGCCACGCAAGAAAATGCGGGCCTTGATACGGACCCCTTGCAATTTTGA
- a CDS encoding DUF475 domain-containing protein, giving the protein MQQGNNLSAGGSTNGIHRPTLHYFKWSFIVTVLGLALGAVLGWQTTGTVGGTLTIFFICAVLAVLEISLSFDNAIVNANKLKEMTPKWQRRFLTWGILIAVFGMRIVFPLLIVVVAANIGPWQAMVMAASQPDEYSRIMHDAHLPIAAFGGTFLMMVGLSFFFDHEKNVHWVRWLERRMQRYATVRGIEVAVVLVTVLIFSRFLEGAESQIFFHSAIWGLLTFLLVEVLGGLLDSSQEAMQAGAKGGIGAFLYLEVLDASFSFDGVIGAFALTHNLFVIAIGLGIGAMYVRSMTIMLVERGTLAEYRFLEHGAFYAIIALSVIMFVQPLVHIPEVITGLGGATLIGISLWSSIRWNRKNHAAEA; this is encoded by the coding sequence ATGCAACAAGGAAACAACCTGTCCGCGGGGGGCTCGACGAATGGAATCCATCGTCCCACCCTGCACTATTTCAAGTGGTCCTTTATCGTCACCGTGCTTGGCCTTGCGCTGGGTGCGGTGCTGGGATGGCAGACCACGGGAACCGTCGGCGGCACGCTGACGATATTCTTTATCTGTGCCGTGCTTGCGGTGCTGGAAATCTCGCTTTCCTTCGACAACGCCATCGTCAACGCCAACAAGTTGAAGGAAATGACCCCCAAGTGGCAGCGCCGCTTTCTGACCTGGGGTATCCTGATCGCAGTCTTTGGCATGCGGATCGTGTTCCCGCTGCTGATCGTCGTCGTTGCCGCCAATATCGGCCCGTGGCAGGCGATGGTTATGGCTGCAAGCCAGCCCGATGAATATTCGCGCATCATGCATGACGCCCATCTGCCCATCGCGGCATTCGGCGGCACCTTCCTGATGATGGTCGGGCTCAGCTTTTTCTTCGACCATGAAAAGAACGTGCACTGGGTGCGCTGGCTGGAACGTCGCATGCAGCGTTATGCCACCGTCCGTGGCATCGAGGTCGCGGTGGTGCTGGTCACGGTGCTGATCTTTTCGCGGTTCCTTGAAGGGGCCGAATCGCAGATCTTCTTCCATTCGGCGATCTGGGGTCTTTTGACCTTCCTGCTGGTCGAGGTGCTGGGCGGTCTGCTGGACAGCTCGCAAGAGGCGATGCAAGCCGGGGCCAAGGGCGGTATCGGTGCGTTCCTGTATCTTGAGGTGCTGGATGCCTCGTTCAGCTTTGACGGGGTGATCGGTGCCTTTGCGTTGACCCACAACCTGTTTGTCATCGCCATCGGCCTGGGCATCGGCGCAATGTATGTGCGTTCGATGACCATTATGCTGGTCGAGCGCGGCACGCTGGCCGAATACCGCTTTCTTGAGCATGGCGCCTTTTATGCCATCATCGCGCTGTCGGTGATCATGTTCGTGCAGCCGCTGGTACATATCCCCGAGGTGATCACGGGTCTGGGCGGGGCGACGCTGATCGGCATCTCGCTGTGGTCCTCGATCCGCTGGAACCGCAAGAACCACGCGGCCGAGGCATAG